In Paludibaculum fermentans, the genomic stretch CGCCATCCCCGCCATGAAAGGCTGGGGCATTCAGCTACTCCCCCTCAAGGACCAGGTCTCCGGGAAACCCAACAAGGCGCTCTTCTCCCTGATGGGCGCGGTCGGGTTCCTGCTGCTCATTGCCTGCCTCAATGTGGCGACCCTGCTCACCGCCCGGGCCGCCGGACAGCGCCGTGAGATCGCCATCCGGGCCGCCCTGGGCGCCGGCCGCGCCCGGCTCATCGCTCACCTTTTGGCCCAATCGCTTCTGTTGGCTCTTCTCGGGGGCCTGGGCGGACTGTTGCTGGCCTACTGGAGCCTCGACGCCATGGTCGCTCTCGCTCACAACGTCCTGCCGCGGCTCAACGAAGCCCGCCTCGACTGGCGCGTCCTCGCCTTCAGCGCCGCGGTCTCCGTCGTCACCGGACTCCTCTTCGGCCTGGCCCCGGCTTTCACCCTGTCGCGCGCCAGCCTGCGCGAATCCATCAGCAGCCGCGGCCGCCGGATTCTCGGCAACGCCCAGATCGCCGCCGAGATCGCCCTCGCCTTCGTGCTGCTCATCGGAGCCGGACTGCTGCTCCGCAGCTTCCAGGCGATCCTGGCCGTAGACCTCGGTTTCCGCACAGAACATGTCCTCTCTGCGAACTTCGCCCTGCCGCCCTCGCACTATTCCAGTCCCAGGCAGTACGCCGGATTCCTCACCGATGTCCTGGAACGCGTCCGCGCGACGCCCGGCGTGCTGGCGGCGACGGTCACCAAAGGCATCCCCATGCGCGGCTCCGCCGGAGGCACGCTTGAGGTGTTTGGACGCACTGAGGAGCCCGGCGAGCGCCTCGACATTGCCATCCGCTGTTCGGATGCCGCCTACCTTTCGACCCTCGGCATCTCCCTGGCGCGCGGACGCAACTTCGCCCCCAACGACACGGAAGGCTCGGCGCCCGTGGTTCTCGTGAACGAGAAACTGTTCCGGCAACTCTTCCCTGGCGAGAATCCTCTTGGGAAGCAGATCCGCGCCGCCAGCAAAGACAACAGCCTGCCGTGGCTGACGATCGTCGGCATCGTGAAGGATACCCGCCACATCGGCCCGCTGCGGGAAGGCATGCTGGAGATGTACGTGCCTTATCAGCAGTTTCGCTCGACCACGATCCAGCCGGGAGCCCTGGTCGTCCGCACGGCCGGCAACCCGGAGCACCTGCTGCCCGCCCTCCAGCGCGCCGTCGCGTCGGTGGACAAGGATCAGCCGCTCGTCGCTGTCAGCCTGCTCGACGAGAATCTCGCCGAGTTCATCGCCCCGCAGCGCTTTGACACCACCCTGATGACCATCTTCGCCGTCATCGGGCTGGCCCTCGCCGCCAGCGGGATCTTCGGGGTGATGTCCTATCGGGTGGCGCAGCGCACCCGCGAGTTTGGAGTGCGGCTGGCGGTTGGCGCCAGCGGGCAGGATCTACTCAGGATGATTCTGGGGGAGGCCCTTGCCACCGCCGTGCTGGGTCTCGCCATCGGGTGGGCGGCCGCCTCGGCCTTGACCCGCTACCTCGCGTCCCTGCTGTTCGGGGTCAAGCCCAGCGATCCGCTCACCCTGATCGCCGTGGCCGCGGTCGCCCTGGCCGCGGTGGTCATGGCGGGCTACTGGCCGGCACGCCGCGCGTCGCGGCTCGATCCCATGGCCGCGCTCCGCACGGACTAGCCTCGGGGCCGCACGTATATCGAGCCAGGTCAAGTGCTTAGGGCGGGGCTGCCCATCGCAAAAGAAAAGATCCCGGGCGGGCGCATTACCCGCTCAGGATCTCTTCTGTGACTGTGCGCCGTGGCGCGGTTTAGAACGGAACGTCGTCGTCCGAGATGCCGCCGAAATCCGGCTCGCTGGCGGGTGCAGCCGCCGGAGCGGTGCGCGGCCTCGGCTGGGAAACCGGTCCGCGTTGCGCCGGAGCGTCGCTCCAGGAATCGCCGCCGCTGGGCCCTTCTCCACGGCCGCCCAGCAGGAAGATCTCTTCCGCCACGACTTCCGTCGAGTACTTCTTGACCCCGTCCTTATCCTCGTAGCTCCGCGTCTGCAGGCGGCCTTCCACGTAGATCTGTTTGCCCTTGGTCAGGTACTGTGCCAAGTTCTCCTGGCGCCACGCCACCACGTTATGCCAGTCGGTCTCGTCTTTCCATTCACCCGTCTGATTGTCTTTCACCCGGCGGTTCGTAGCCAGGGTGAAACGCGACATCGACACTCCACTCGTGGTGAAGCGGGTCTCCGCGTCCTTGCCCAGATGGCCAATCAGAATCACCTTATTTACACTGCGGCTAGCCATACTCACGCAGGGTACCACAACAAAACCGCCTAATCCGCTGTGGCGAAGAGAATTGAGCGGTTGAACTCTGAAGCCAAACGCGTCATCATTCGATCTATATCTTATGGTTCGCGGGACCTGCCGCCCGGGCGTGCCGGTGGTCTTTCGGGCTTAGAATCTAATAGGGGACGGCGGGGCCATGCGCATTACGCAAAGTGGCTGTCGAACACGGCTCGCCCTTGGGGCGATAGGAGTCTTTCTGTGGTTGCCTTCCGGTCTGCACGCGCAGGCAGTGATGAAGGGAGCCAACGGCGGACCAAGCCTGGTCGGCAGCGACATGGCGGTGCTGGAAGCACGCGAGACGCGCAAGGATCTCCCCTGCATCGTGACCCCCGCGAAACCGGTTCTCGGTTTCGACCTGAAGTTCCATTCAGGCTTCGATATCTCCGTTCCACTGAAGGAACTCTCCGGCTCGGAAAACCTGTTAACCATCCTCTTCCGTGTCACGTCCAACGAGAAGAAGGAAGAGCCCGTGTACTTCTCACAGAAGATTCGGGTGCCGTCCGTGGATGCGGACGCCAAAGGGGACGCTTACTTGCAGGGAACCTTCGACATCGGAGAAGGGAAATACCAGGTCGACTGGCTGATGCGCGACCGTTCGGAACGCGTGTGCGCCAGTTTCTGGGAGTCCGAGGCCGCTCTGCCGGTCAAGGACAAGGCCCTCTCCATGAGCATGGCCGCCAATGAGATAGCGGCCAGCGACAAGGAAGAGTTCCTCGATGAACCGCCTGTCGACCGCTCGGGCGCCGAAGCTCTTGTTTCGGTCAAGGTGCTGGTCAACTTTGCGCCCCAGAACTCTACCGCTTCCACGCTCCAGCCGGCCGATACCACTGCTCTGGTATCGATTTTGCGCAGCATCCAGCGCGATCCGCATATCGCCAAGTTTTCGATTGTCGCCTTCAATTTACAGGAACAGCGAGTGCTGTACCGTCAGGACTCGACCGATCACATCGACTTCCCTGCCATCGGCGAGGCGTTGAAAGGTCTGCAACTGGGCCGGGTCAACCTGGCGAAGCTGCAGCAAAAAAACAGCGAAACCGAGTTTCTGGGCGATCTCATCCGGACTGAGTTCAAGAATGAAGGGTCATCCCCGGATGCCCTGATTTTTGCTGGCCCCAAAGTGATGCTGGCCGAAAACGTCCCCGCCGACACCTTGAAAGTCGTGGATCCGGCTTACCCCGTGTTCTACATGAACTACAACCTGTATCCGCATCTGACGCCCTGGCGCGACAGCATCGGCCAGGCCATCAGGTATTTCAAGGGTACGGAATTCACCATCAGCCGTCCGCGCGACCTCTGGTTCGCGGTCACTGAAATGGTGGGGAAGATAGTAAAATTCAAAGCAGGGAAGAGTGCTCATACCGCGTCGTCGTCCAGGGGTCTCAATGAGGCAGCTTTACATTAAATCGTGGAAACGGGTTTGGCCCGTTGTCCTGGCCGCGTTGGCAGTGCAGTCGGCGTTCGCCCTGCAGTTGCCGCCTAAGGCCATGGAGCCCAAGAAGTTGGCTCCGTACGTCACTTCCCCCCAGCCCATCGTCGAAAAGATGCTGGAGCTCGCCCGGCTGAAGAACGGCGAGACCCTCTTCGACCTCGGCTGCGGGGATGGCCGCATTCTCTTCTCCGCCGCCCGCACCTTCGGAGCCAAGGCGGTCGGCGTCGAACTCTCGCCCACGCTCGTGAGAAAGGTCCAGCAGTCCGCTGATTCCCAGGGGCTGCAGGATCAGGTCAAAGTCATCGAGGGTGACATGATGAGCGTCGATGTGGCCTCCGCCAACGTCGTCTCGCTTTACCTCATGACCGATGCCAACGAACAACTGCGCCCCAAGCTCGAAAAGGAGCTCAGGCCCGGGTCCCGAGTCGTTTCCCTGGAGTTCAAAATCAAGGGCTGGAAGCCCTCGAAGGTGGAAAAAGTAGAGGTGCACCGCCACCCCTACACCATCTATCTGTACGACCTCCCACAGAAGTGACCGCCGCTCGCGCTATCCTCCATTCATGAGCTTTCGTTCCGCGCTGCTGCTCCTTCTCGTAGGAGGATTTTCCGGCAGCGCCCTCAGCGGCCAGGCCGCACTCAAGCCCGGCCGCAAGTACACCACGGTGGAGCGCCTCGCTCCTGAGCGTCTGGCTGCCGTCCACGCCGCCCGCACGCAATTCGCCGCGGCTCGCAAGCCCGGCCCGCCCGTCGGTGTCTATCAGGATTTCCCCGCCGTCCTCCACGTCCATGCCGAGGATGCGCCCCACACTCTTGGGAAGCGCGCCGAAGTGCTGGCTGCCGCGAAACAGACCGGCATCCGCGTCGTGATGTTCAGCGACCACAACGGACCCAAACCCGATACCTGGCGCGGCCTCCGCGACGGTGTCCTGTTCCTGGCCGGAGCTGAAAACGGCGGCAAGCACGAACTCGTCTATCCCACGCCCGCTCCCGGAGTCCGGTTCCACTCCCACCCCGAAGGCGAACTCACTGCCTCGCCCGACGGCTGGGACGGCATGGAGATCTACAACCGCCACGCCGACGCCGAGGACGACACCGACTTCATCGCCTACCTGAAAGCAGCCCTCGCCGTGCCCGCCAAGGTGCAGGAACTGTCCGCCCTCTTCCGCCAGTACCCCGACGAGGCCTTCGCCTCCGGCTGCGACTACTGGCCCGAGATCTTCGCCCGCTGGGACAGCATCAGCGCCACCCGCCCCTTCACCGGCATCGCCGCCAACGACGCCCACCAGAATCAAGTATTCGCGGGCGGCAAGCTCGTCCTCGATCCCTACCCCGTCGCCTTCCGCAACACGGTCACTCACATCCTGGCGAGGGAACTCTCCGAAGCGTCCGTGATCGACTCCCTACGCGCCGGCCGCGCCTACGTTTCGCACGACTGGCTCTGCGACCCCGCCGGCTTCTCCTTCACCGCCGCCAACAACCTGGGCCTCTTTGAGATGGGCGACACCGTCCCGCTCGCCAGCACCACCCGCCTCACCGCCCGCTCCCCCATTCCCGCCAACTGGAAGTTCTTCCAGGACGGGAAGGTGGTCTCCGAGCAGCAGGGCACTCAGGTATCATTCACCGTGCCCGGCCGCGGCTCCTACCGCGCCGAAGCCTGGCTGGAGGTCGACGGCGAACAGCGCCCCTGGATCTACACCAATGCGATCCGCGCCGATAAGCCCGACTCCACCAAGATCGGCCTGCCCGGCATGGCCCTCGATGCGGGTGTCATCGTTGAGAAGGACATCCAGTACACTACCGGAGCGCCCGAGGACGCCGCCAAGCTCCAACTCGACATCTATAAGAAGAGCGACCTGCCCGCCAATGCGCCCGTCCTCTTCTTTGTCCACGGCGGCGCCTGGAAATCCGGCGATCGCAAACAGTACCCCTTCTTCGGCAATCTCTTCGCCAAGGCCGGCTACGTCGTCGTCGTCCCCAGCTACCGCCTCTCGCCCAAATACAAGCACCCCACTCACATTGAGGACATTGCCGCCGCCTTCGCCTGGACCGTGAAAAACGTCGCAGCCCATGGTGGCGATCCCGCGAAGATCCTCGCGGCCGGCCACTCCGCCGGCGGCCACCTGGTGGCGCTGCTGGCGACCAACCCCAAATACCTGGCCCCCCACAATCTGGATGCGAAGAGCATCCTCGGCGTGCTCGCCCTCAGCGGTGTCTATGACGTCACCGGCCTGGAAGGCTCCGCCTCGTCCAACGCCTTCGTCGGTGATGCCGAACTTCTGAAAGGCGCTTCCCCGGTCAAACAGATCCAGGCCGGCCTCCCGCCCTTCCTGGTCACCTATTGCCAGTGGGACTACGCCACCTTGCCCCAGCAGGCGATCGAGTTCGACAAAGCCCTGAAATCGGCCGGTCTCCGGTCGCAACTGGTCTATATTCCCGGCGAAAGCCACATTACCGAAATGACAAACATCACCAAACCCACGGATGCTTTGGCGCAAACCATGAAAGAGTTCATGGGAGGCCTGCAATGAGCGCCACGGCCGAGTTTGACGTAGTCGGCGTCGGCCTCAACGCCACCGACACCATGCTCGTCATCCCGCACTTCCCCTCCTACGGCGGCAAAGTGCCCTTCCTCACTGAGGTGCTCAGCCCCGGCGGCCAGGTGGCCAGCGCAATGGTGTGCTGCTCCGCGCTGGGTCTCCGCACCAAATACATCGGCACCATCGGCGATGATCAGCGCGGCGACATCCAGTGGCAGAGCCTCCAGGGCTCCGGCGTCAACCTGGACCACGTCCAGCGCCGCACCAACTGCCCAAACCAGTCCGCTTACATCCTCATCGATCAGACCACCGGAGAGCGCACCGTCTTCTGGAGCCGCTCCGACTGTCTCAAGATCGATCCCGAGGAGATCACCCCGGAGCAGATCACCTGCGCCCGCCTGCTCCACATCGACGGACACGATACCCCCGCCGTCGCCCACGCTGCCCGCATCGCGCGCCAGCACGGCATCCCCGTCACAGTCGACGTCGACACCATCTACAAGGGCTTCGAACACGTCCTGCCCAACGTCGACTACCTCATCACCTCCAGCGAATTCCCGGAACGCTGGACCGGCGAAGCCGACCCCATGAAGGCCCTCATCCTGCTGCAGGACACTTACGGCATGAAGGTCGCCGCCATGACGCTCGGAGCCCACGGAGCCCTGGCCCGCGTCGGCGGCCGCTTCGTCTACTCCCCCGCCTTCGTGGTGAACTGCCTCGACACCACCGGCGCCGGGGACGTCTTCCACGGAGCCTTCTGCTACTCTGTGGTGAAAGGCTTCGAAATTGGCGAAGCCCTCGAATTTGCCAACGCAATGGCTGCTTTGAACTGTACCGCCATGGGCGCTCGCGGCGGCATCTCGCCGGAATCCGAGGCCCGCGCCCTCATCGCCCGCGGAGAGCGCCGCACCAAGTCCGAGTTCAAAGCCTACCGGACCTGAGCGCATGATCCCGATTCACGATTCGCAGCGCAGTTTCTCGAAGCCGGTGATGACCACCCTCATCATCGGCCTCAACGCGCTCGCGTTTCTGTTCGAGCTCTCCTTCGACCCGTTCACCCGCAACGACCTCATTGCCGCCTTCGGCTTCGTCCCGGAGCACTTCCACTGGTTCACCCTCTTCACGTCCATGTTCCTGCACAGCGGCTGGATGCACCTGCTGGGCAACATGCTCTTCCTCTGGGTCTTTGGCGACAACATCGAGGACATCCTCGGCCGCGGCAATTTTCTCGTCTTCTACCTGCTCTGCGGCGTTGCCGCCGCCATGGGCCAGTACCTCATCAATCCCGATTCGCGCGTGCCCATGATCGGGGCCAGCGGCGCCATAGCCGGCATCATGGGCGCCTATATGATGAAGTTCCCTCACGCCCGCATCACCATGGTGGGCTGGTTCATCATCATCTTCTCCTTTGATCTGCCTGCCTACGCCGTGCTGCTCTATTGGTTTGCCCTCCAGTTCTTCAGCGGCTTCGGCTCCATCTCCGATATCCAGTCGCGCAGCGGCGGCACCGCCTTCTTCGCCCACATCGGCGGCTTCATCGCGGGCATGGCCCTCATCCACCTCTTCAAAACACGCGACCTCTACCGCCAGCGTCGCGACCTGCTCTGGTAAATGTTTTATCCACCCTTACTCGACCTTGACGACGCGCCCGCCCTCGACGTGCTGGCCCTCGCCGCCCATCCCGATGACATCGAACAGACCTGCGGCGGCGCCCTGCTCAAAATGGCCGAGATGGGCTACGTCACCGGAGCCCTCGACCTCACCGCCGGCGACATGGGCACCCGCGGTACGCCCGAACTCCGCATGGAAGAGGCCCGCAAAGCCGCAACCATCCTGCGCCTCGGCTTCCGCGAAAACCTCCAGATGCCCGACGCCCGCCTCGAGAACAGCATCCCCCTGCGCATGACCCTCATGGGCGTCATCCGCCGCCTCAAACCCAAGGTGCTCATCCTCCCTTATTGGGAAGCCCGCCACCCCGATCACTACGTCGCCTCCATCCTCGGCTTCGAGGCCGCCTTCCTCTCCGGCATCCGCAAAATGGACGACCTCGCCGAACCGCACCGCCCCTTCAAAGTCGTCTACGCCTCCAGCTACGCCACCGTGAATCCGTCCTTCGTCGTGGACATCACGCCCTACTTCGAGCGCCGCATGGAATCCCTCTTCGCCTACGAATCCCAGTACGGCGAAACCGCCGAAGGCGCCGGCCTCTTCCCCAAAAAGGCCGAGATTCACGACCGCCTGCGGTCCATCGCCCGCTACTACGGCAACCTGATCGGCGCCAAATACGGCGAGCCCTATGTCGTCAAGGAAACCATGAAGGTGGATGACATGGTCACCATGGGCGTACGATCGTTCTGATCACTTTCAGGAGCGCGTGTCCATGCCATCCCGGCGAGAATTTCTATCGGCGGCCTTAGCCGCCCAGGTACCCATCCGCAAGGTGCCCGACCCCGTCATCCAGATCAAAGGCGAAAAGTTCCACTTCAACGACCAGCCCACCTACGCCGGCTGCGTCTGGAAGGGCCACCCCATTGAGGGCCTGTTGCTGAACTCGCGCATGGTCCAGGGCATCTACGACGACGAGAACCCGCAAACCGTCGCCCGTTGGGCTTACCCCGACACCGGCAAGTGGGACCCCAACCGCAACACCCAGGAGTTCCTCGACAGCCTGTCGTCCTGGCGCAAACACGGTCTGCGCGCCATCACCCTCAACCTCCAGGGCGGCAGTCCCCAGGGCTACTCCAAGGAACAGCCGTGGCGCAACAGCGCCATCGCCCTCGACGGCTCCCTCAAGCCTGCCTACATGAAGCGGCTGCAGCTCATCCTCGACAAGGCCAAGCTCTGGCACATGGGTGTGATCCTCGGCATCTTCTACTTCGGCCAGGACGAATACCTCGCCAACGACGATGCCGTCCGCAAGGCCGTCCGCGAAACGCTGCTCTTCCTCCAGAACGGCCGCCACTGGCACGTCATGGTCGAGATTGCCAACGAGTGCGACGGCAAAGGCTACCAGCAGCCGCTCATCCAGGCTCCGCGCATCCACGAACTCATCGCCCTCGCCAAATCGATCAACACCGGCGGCCAGCGCAACTACGTCAGCGCCAGCTTCAACGGCGGCGCCATCCCCCATGCCAACGTCGTCAGGGAGTCCGACTTCCTCCTCCTGCACGGCAACGGCGTCAGCGATCCCAAACGCATTACGCAGATGGTGGAGCAGACCCGCCAGGTGGACGGCTATCGTCCCATGCCCATCCTCTTCAATGAGGACGACCACTTCGACTTCGACAAAGCCGAGAACAACTTCGCCGCCGCGGTCGCCGCCGGAGCCTCGTGGGGCTACTTCGACCCTGGCGAAAGCAACTACAAGGACGGCTTCCAGTGCCCGCCCGTGAACTGGGGCATCAACACCGACCGCAAGAAGGCCTTCTTCCAACTCGTGGCCGAAATGACCGGGTCGCGGGTCTGAGCTGGTACCCGGGCCCGTCCCTGGCGCATCATAAAAGAGAATGCCCCAAGGAACCATCGTCCGTGCCGCTGCCGGCCAGGCCCAGTTCTCACCGGAAAAAATGGGCAAGGTCTCGCTGGCTGCGGCCGACCACTTGTACGCCGGGCTGAACTGCCTGCTCCCCGGCCAGCAGCACCAGGCCCACACCCACGCCGACCAGGACAAGATGTACGTGGTCCTTGACGGCGCTGGGGAAGTTCAACTCGGCGAAGAACTTTCGGCCGTCGCCGCGGGCGACCTCATCCTCGCGCCCGCCGGTGTGCTCCACGGAATCCGCAACACCGGCGTCGACCCGCTTGTCGTCCTGGTCGTCTTCAGCCCGCCGCCCACCCGCAAATGATGCGCCTGGCCCTGCTCCTGCTGCTCGCCGCCGCGGCTTTCGGCCAGGATGCCGATGTCCAGACCCCGGCCACCAAAGCCCTCGCGGCCGAGCTCACGCGCATCGAGCAGGAGTCCGGCGGCCAACTCGGACTCGCCGCCATCTGCCCCGAAACGAACCTGCGCATCGGCTGGCGCGCTACGGACCGCTTCCCCCTGGCCGAGCTCTACCACCTGCCCGTCGCCCTGCGCGTCATTGGCCTGATGGAGGCCGGGCTCCTCCCCTTCCGCAAAATGGTCAAGGTGGAACCCGAGAATTACGTCCCCGGCCACAGCCCCATCCGCGAACGTTATCCCGAAGGCGCCGTTCTCACTATTGGCCAGCTCCTGCGCTATGCCATTGCGGAAAACGACGCCACCGCCGCGGCCTTCCTGCTCTCTCTCTCAGGCGGAACACCGCCCCTCAAAACCACCCTGGAACGTCTGGTGAAAGACGGCATCCGCATCGATCGCACCGCCAAGGAAACCCGTGACGATTTCGACAAACGCGGACCCGTGGCGTTGGCCATGGATCCGCGCGACTCCGCCACGCCGGAGGCCTACACAGCGCTGCTCACCATGGTGCACCGCCGCCAGCTTCTCAAACCGAAGCCGTCCGAGCTCCTGCTCACCTGGATGACGGAGGCCAGCCAGTGTCCAAACCGCCTCAAGGCCCTGCTCCCCGCGGACGTGCAGGTGTGGCACCTCCCCGGCACCGGAGGCACGAAGGACAAACTGAATCTCTGCACCAGCGACGCCGGCGGCATCGTCCTGCCCGGAGACCAGGGCCACATCCTGCTCAGCGTCTTCCTGAAGCTCTCGCCGCAGGACGAAGCCGCTCGCGAAAAGACCCTGGCTGAGGCCGCCCGGGCCGTCTATCGTTTCTTCACCACCCCGCAGTAGCGCCAACCCCGGCCGCAACCCGAACTGCCCCTCCAGCCCCCTGTGCGGCGGACCTCAATCCTCTTAGAGCTTCCGCCCCACCTCATCGCCCTGCCGCCAAAGTCGCGCGCCCTGGCCTCGGATTCATGGCGAGCTGCGTCCCGAGAAATCAGGAAGCCATTTGTGAGAAGTCGCAAATCATGAAAACTCATGCTTTGCTCTCAATGAGTAGGTGATTGTTTTCAGAGGTTTACGGCGACACTGCCGTGGCCCCCAGCTTGCACTCTATGAGGTGTCACGACGATGACACCAAGGAAACGGAGCTTACACAGACCATGCAGCGGATCACAGCAATCAATCACGCCGATGCCACGGGCAAGGCGAAACAACTTCTCGATGGCGTCCAGGCCAAATTGGGCATTACACCCAATCTGATGAAGACGCTCGCCACGTCGCCCTCCGCCCTCGAAGGCTACCTGCACTTCGGGGCTGCGCTCGCCACCGGCGTCCTGAATGCGAAGTTCCGCGAGCAGATCGCCATTGCCGTCGCCCAGGCGAACTCCTGCGAGTACTGCCTTTCGGCGCACTCCGCCATCGGCGGGATGGTCGGCTTGACTCCGGAAGAGATTGCGGCCAGCCGCGACGCGCATGCCGCCGACGCCAGGCGCGACGCCGGACTACGGTTCGCCCAGGCCATCGTCGTGCAGCGCGGCGAAGTGTCGGACGCCGCACTTGCCAGTGTCCGGCAGGCCGGCTACACCGACGCCGAGATCACGGAAGTGGTCGCCAACGTCGCCATCAACATCTTCACCAACTACTTCAATCATGTAGCCCGCACGGAAGTGGATTTCCCGCTCGTGCCCGTAGCCATGGCCGGCCACCAGTCCGCCTAGCGGAATGCCCCAGGAGACAACACGATGAACACCAGGATTCTGACCTCGATTCTCGGCGGCCTCGCCCTCCTCGCCTCCGCCTCGGCGGGCGTCCCCACCAGCTATAAGACGGCCAAAGTGGATGGACTCACCATCGCTTACCGCGAGGCCGGTGATCCGGACAGCCCCAAATTGGTCCTGCTGCACGGCTTTCCCGCCTCGTCGCATCAGTACCGTGACCTGATCCCCGCGCTGGCGGCTCGCTTCCACGTCATAGCGCCCGACTATCCAGGTTTTGGCAACAGCGATATGCCGGATCCCGCGGTCTATGCGTACTCGTTCGACAAGCTGTCCGAAGTGGTGGAAATGTTTCTCAAGGACCGCGGCTTCGATCACTACGGGCTCTTCGTGCAGGACTACGGCGGACCGGTCGGGTTCCGCATCGTGACGCGCCACCCGGAAGCTCTCGACTGGCTGATCATCCAGA encodes the following:
- a CDS encoding carboxymuconolactone decarboxylase family protein; the protein is MQRITAINHADATGKAKQLLDGVQAKLGITPNLMKTLATSPSALEGYLHFGAALATGVLNAKFREQIAIAVAQANSCEYCLSAHSAIGGMVGLTPEEIAASRDAHAADARRDAGLRFAQAIVVQRGEVSDAALASVRQAGYTDAEITEVVANVAINIFTNYFNHVARTEVDFPLVPVAMAGHQSA
- a CDS encoding serine hydrolase; this encodes MMRLALLLLLAAAAFGQDADVQTPATKALAAELTRIEQESGGQLGLAAICPETNLRIGWRATDRFPLAELYHLPVALRVIGLMEAGLLPFRKMVKVEPENYVPGHSPIRERYPEGAVLTIGQLLRYAIAENDATAAAFLLSLSGGTPPLKTTLERLVKDGIRIDRTAKETRDDFDKRGPVALAMDPRDSATPEAYTALLTMVHRRQLLKPKPSELLLTWMTEASQCPNRLKALLPADVQVWHLPGTGGTKDKLNLCTSDAGGIVLPGDQGHILLSVFLKLSPQDEAAREKTLAEAARAVYRFFTTPQ